DNA sequence from the Suricata suricatta isolate VVHF042 chromosome 5, meerkat_22Aug2017_6uvM2_HiC, whole genome shotgun sequence genome:
CTGAAAAAGGGCAGAATAGTATTAATTAGGCATGTATAtcataatttctattaaaaatttcttaatgtttatttatcatcaagagacagagagaaacagagcatatcatgggagagccagagagaggtggagacacagaatctgaagcaggctttgggctctgagctgtcagcacagagcctgatgcggtgcttgaacacaaaccatgaaatcatgacctgagccagagtctggcactcaaccaactgagcctctcaggcacccctgtaatttctatttctagtagaagttttattatttattaagcacatGAAGTGATTTGTATATTAGTGACTTTGAAAACTAACATATATCTTCAAAAGGTGAAATTTGTGACTCTTAACAATGAACATTTGGGACTTCCAGCTTTAATGAAttgagaacattaaaaaacatatccagattcttatattttctaagtgATACTAATGTTtgaacatgtttttgttttaatgtgtcctttttttttttggcagagatACTGATTGAATTGAAGTTATTTGCCAGGCATATGCTTACAAATAACCGATGATTCAAGGATGAACAGAATAAAAGGCTTTTTCTGCCATTAATCATCAGGACCCTGAGATCTCAACAGAAATGTATAGAAATGGTGCAATAAAGCTAGGAAGTGTTTTTCAATAGTTCATGGGCTTTGTGACCAGAAAGTACATGTTTAAAAAGTATCATATCTATTCTAGGGAATTCGTGTATTAGAATTTAGGGTTTTGAAAttcaagaatgaagaaaaagtagaaaaattaaagataaagattATTTGTAAGGTGATATATGTGTTTAAAATTGTTAGAAATGAAACAGCTTAGGTATTGAGTGATCAGATAAAAAAACAGTAGGAAGTATtctcaaataaaggaaaaatatctaataatgaaagttcttcaaaaaatgaaatctgcaaCTTTATTAAAATCCTGGTGGAAAACATTCAATAACGGACTGGATGACACTGATTTCTTATTGAAATTTGAGTGTACAGTGGAAGAAATGACCCTAAATTTGTATTCATGTCCAGCTAGGATTTCATAGTTTTTAcagtaaaaagtaatttaaattttggATTCTGCTTGACTCTGAATATAGTGACCTACACAATGAAGATAAGCAAAAacatcacaaacaaacaaacaaacaaacaaacaaaaaccatcttttttccccccctactATATGTCTGGTGACAGAAGGGTTGGATATTTAGTTGCTTTTGGGAATATTTGGGCTTAGACACTAGTAAAGAGAGAAGCTAATTTAGAGATGTGAAGCTACAAAACAAGGATTCTCGATCTCAAAACTTTTGAAATTTGACAGGAGATGTTTGAATGCTGTTGAGGGCTTTTCTCTGCTCTGCTATGGCATCATCCCTAGCTTCCACCACATAGAGCCAGTAGGTATCCTCAGTAGGTATCTGGATGCCAGAGGCAGGCAAGATGTTGCAATGATTTTATAAAGGAGCTGAAGTCTTTCTTTCCTGTGGGcagatatatacatttttagagTGTGAAGAGATCAAGGACAAATCTTTCCTAAATTCTCCTCAGCCTTGTTATATAAGGTATATTAAATCATAGGACACTGTAAACATGGATTTGAGCTTTACTTAGAGCACATGATtctaatgaaacattttttttttggtagaatgaatgaaaatgctGTTCTTTAAATAAAACTGGAATCTCATAATAATGAGCTCACATTTCACATGACATTATTGATTGTTGACATTGACTGGAAAAACATAGTTGCTTACATATTTGTTGGGTAAGTCAAGGGATGAATGGCATGCTCTGTCAATTACTGACAGTATATAAAGGTCCAAGACTAGTAGAAGACAGACAGTTCACTACATCCTCTACAACCAACGTGAATTCTCGTTTCTTGACAACATGTGTTGCAACTACAGCAACTCCTGTGGCTATGGCTGCGGCTATGGCACTGGCTGTGGATGTGGCCCCTATTATGGCTGTGGCTATGGAACAGGCTATGGCTGCGGATATGGCTCCTGCTGTGGCTATGGCACCAGATATGGCTGTGGCTATGGAACAGGCTATGGCTGCGGATATGGCTCCTGCTGTGGCTATGGCACCAGATATGGCTGTGGCTATGGCACCGGATATGGCTGTGGCTATGGTTATGTCTCTGGCTGCTGTAGCTACAGACCATTTTGCTACAGAAGATGTTACTCTTCCTGCTGTTAGAACATCACTGTCCAAATCCACTTGCTTCTGAAATGACACACCTTAAAAGAAGGCTGATTCAAGGATCCATATCCCAAGATTTCTATATCCAAGAAATTGCATGCTTTACAGATATGAACACCAGTCAACATTTGTAAGATGGCATCCTGTGGCTGTGTAGTACCATCTTACTCTTTTCCATATGTGGGTGTTTACTCCCTTATCTGGTTTCTGTTTTGTGACTGTGGCAATAATCCTAACATCCCACATCTGGGAAAGTcccttattttcaataaaaatagttCTTTGCTCCTAACACATCTCTGTGTTCTTGCTTGTGAATTACACCATTGTTGAGCTCTTATGGCTTCTCTTAAAAATTGTGCTGACAATATATTTCATGAACAAGAGGGCTCTTCCTTGATATCCTACAAGCATTTCTTCTCTTATGTGCATCAGAGATAATGTCTTCTTCACATGTTTCTTGCATCTCTCATGCTCAGATCCTTACAAGTCAGTGCAAATGACACAGTATTTCAGAATTGTGCCCTTGAAATCACACTGTAATTAGAATTGAGGTGGAGGGGAAAGATAATGAAGGATGTCACCTGTTCAGGAAGTTGTGACAGAAGCCCGATGACAGTAGGTGTGACCTGAGTACTTAAAGGATAAGTAGAATGGAAGAGAGAGTTTCTGGTATTAATGAGAAATTTGAAGCTGCCTTAGCTGGGTTATAGAAAACCAAGGAAAGAACAAGTAAGGAGAAAaatgcaggggagcctgggtggctccgtcagttgagcctccgacctcggctcaggtcatgatctcgtggtctggggttccagccctgtgttgggctctgtgctgacagctcagagtctggagcttgtctttatattctgtgtctctctatctctctgactctcccctgctcatgatgtctccctctttcgctctctctcaaaaagtaaataaaacataaaaaaagaagaaaaatgcagcATCATTTCATCTGAATTTGATTGTTTGCCTATATACTTTTTGGTGTACTGAGTCTGAGGAAATTGATAGTTAACTTAATTGACATAGAGTTTtgaatgtttttgaaagagaattgTCCTCCACACTGAAGAGACAGGAGCAATtgtgaaataatttcttattctCAGAGTGTTTACATACTAGTAcgtgttaatatatattttatgaattaattaaGAACAATTTAGACAGATAATTAACATGGGGAgaataaagctgcttcctggGGAGGACAATGAAGGTTGAAATAGTGGAGAGATAGTTCAAGGacttattttgatgttttgtgCCAAATGAACTGATCCAAGTTGATAGAGTGACTAGAAAGGACAGTACTAATTAAAACAGGAGAAggaaaatttattaatgtttggGTATGATCAGTGCTGCCACTGTTTTCAGTTGAAAAGAGGAAGGACTAGTGCTTAAATGGTNNNNNNNNNNNNNNNNNNNNNNNNNNNNNNNNNNNNNNNNNNNNNNNNNNNNNNNNNNNNNNNNNNNNNNNNNNNNNNNNNNNNNNNNNNNNNNNNNNNNcttctcaggtcatgatatcatggtttgtgggttcaagtcccattaaggctctgtgctgacagctctgagtttAGATCCGctgagattctgtgtttcctctctgtgcccctcccacactcatgctctgtttcttctcaataattaattatcattaaaaaaagatcatttatACCTCCGGAAAAATGCCTTTGTAAACtagcacatatatttaaaatgtgaagttTCTGACTCTCTTAGTCAAAGAACATTTGAGACTTTCAGCTTAAGTAAAATGAGAACACTCCAAAGTTACAAACTATTTTGTATTATTGCATCTTTTTTTATTGATGGAAATATTGATGGATTTGaaattatgtgccaggcacgaTACTTAGAGCTTATGATTCAGGGGGGCTacaaaacatagatttttttctgCTGTTCTGGCTCTGTATCCAGACAGCTAAATGACAATGTACTAGAAATAATGCAATAAATAGAGGAGTGGATTTCAATGGATCAGCCACATTGTGACGAGAAAGTGTGTATTTGAAAATTAACATGTCTCTTCTAGGGAATTGTATGATAGTATTTATCATCATGAATTTTGAAACtgacaaaaaagaagagaaaataaaaaataaaggacgatagcatgagaaatattttctttcaacttcTTGTTAGTGATGACACATAGCAGAGTGAACAAAGAGATTAGTGGTCAGTATTAGAAAAAACAGTGAGAGTTATTATTAaccaatggaaaaatatttaataatgaaagttctcagaaaagaaaatcagaagctTTATGAAAAACCTGTGTTGAAGGCACTCAATATAGGACTAGTTGGCTCTCTTTACTTGTTGAAATTTGAATgcagagtagaaaaataaattcctgggTTTGATTTCCACTTGAATTTCATAATTGTCAcagtaaaaagtaatttaaattttggATTCTGCCTGACTTTGAATATAGTGACCTAGACAATGTAGATGAGCAAAAAcagcacaaacaaacaaaacattttttttcctagtgtGTTTCTGGTGATGGAGGGGTTTGACATTTAGTTTAGTTGAGAAGAAAGGGAATATTTGGGCTTAGACGCTAGTAAAGAGAGAAGCTAATTGATAGATGTGAGGCTACAAAACAAGGTTTCTCAATCTCAACACTTTTCAAATTTGACATGAGATGTTTTAATGCTGTTGAGGGCTTTTCTCTGCTCTGCTATGGCATCATCCCTAGCTTCCACCACACAGAGCCAGTAAGTATCCATAGTGGGTATCTGGATACCAGAGGTGGGCAAGTTTTGCAAGGATTTCATAAAGGAGCTGAAGTCTGTCTTTCCTTGTGGGCAAAGGTATACCTTTTAGGAGAGGGAGGAGATCAAGAAGGACACATCTTTCCTAAATTCCCCTCAGCCTTCTTTTATGAGGTATATTAAATCATAGGACACTGTAAACATGGATTTGAGTTTTACTTAGAGCACATGATtctaatgaaacattttttttggtagaatgaATGCAATTGCTGTGCTTTAAATAAAACTGGAATCTCCACAATAATGAGGTGCCATAATAATGAGTCTCCGGAGACTTTACTGATTGTTGACAGTCACTGGCACAACATAGTTGCTTACATATTTGTTGGATATGTCAGGGGGTGAGTGGTATGTTCCACCAGTTACTGAGAGTATATAAAGGTCCACGTCTAGTAGAAGACACACAGTTCACCACATCCTCTCACAACGCACGTGAAGTGTCCTCTCTTGACAACATGTGTTGCAACTACGGCAACTCCTGTGGCTATGGCTGCAGCTATGGCACTGGCTGTGGCTGTGGCCCCTATTATGGCTGTGGTTACGGAACAGGCTATGGCTGTGGCTATGGCAGTGGTTATGGCTGTGGCTATGGAACAGGCTATGGTTGTGGCTATGGCTCCTGCTGTGGCTATGGCACCGGATATGGCTGTGGCTATGGCTATGGCTCTGGCTGCTGTAGCTACAGACCATTTTGCTACAGAAGATGTTATTCTTCTTGCTGTTAGATCATCAGTGTCTAAGCCCACTTGCTTCAGAGAAGGCTGATTCAAGGTTCCATATCCCAAGATTTCTATATCCAAGAAATTGCATGCTTTGCAGATTTGAACACCAGTCAACATTTGTTAGATGGCATCCTGTGGCTGTGTAGTACCATCTTACTCTTGTCCATATGTGGGTGTTTACTGCCGTAATCTGGATTGTTAAGATTCATCGCTGGCAATGATCCTAACATCCCACATCTGGAAAAATcccttattttcaataaaaatagttCTTTGCTTCTAACATATCTCTGTGTTCTTGCTTGTGAATTACATCACAGTTGCAGTCTAAGGGTTTCTCTTGAATATTGGACTGGCAATATATTTCATGAACATGAGGGCTCTTCGTGACATAACATAAGCATTTTTCCTCTTATGTGCATCAGAAATAACGTCTTCCTCACACATTTCTTGCATCTCTCCTGCTAAGACCCTCACAGATCAGTGCAAATAACCCACTATTTCAGCATCATGCCCTTGAAATCACACTGTTTCTAGAATTGAGCAGAGCTGGAGAGGAAAGATAATAAAGGAAGTTGCCTCTTCAGGAAGCTGTGACAGAAGCCCAATGACAGTAGGTGTGGCCTGAGTATTTAAAGGATAAGTAGAATGGAAGAGAGAGTTTCTGGTATTAATGAGAAATCAGAAGCTGCCTCCGCTAAGTTATAGAAAATCAAGGAAAGGACAAGTTAGAAGaaaaatgcaggggtgcctgggttgctcagtcagttgagcatccaactttggtttaggtcatgatctcacggtccttgggttagagccccgagtcaggctcagttctgacagctcagagcctggagcctgtctttatattctgtgtcttcctctctctgacctcccctgctcatgcatgtttttgaaagagaattgTCCTCCACACTGAAGAGACAGGAGCAAATTGTGGAATAATATTTTACTCTCAGAGTGTTTACATCTTAGTAggtgttaatatatattttatgaattaattaagaaaaatttagacAGATAATTAACATGGGGAgaataaagctgcttcctggGGAGGACAATGAAGGTTGAAATAGTGGAGAGATAGTTCAAGGacttattttgatgttttgtgCCAAATGAACTGATCCAAGTTGATAGAGTGACTAGAAAGGACAGTGCTAATTAAAACAGGAGAAggaaaatttattaatgtttggGTATGATCAGTGCTGCCACTGTTCTCAGTTGAAAAGAGGAAGGACTAGTGCTTAAATGGTATCACTTAGGGCCTTACTTGATAGAGATGTAAGAATGGGATGAGAACCCAGTCCTTTCTGAGTTTGAGAACCTACTAGTGTGTTGGAGTCTGATTTCAGTGTCCTTCCTCATGTGTCATTCCGGAGCTCTAACACTCAGATCCTACAGTAGAAAATGTATTTCAGACTCAAATTCAGCCAGCAGTGAAAAGTGACTCACTGACTGATCTCCATGACAACGGTCACTACAAAGTGTGAGTCTGAGGTACCTGGAGCTT
Encoded proteins:
- the LOC115291075 gene encoding keratin-associated protein 6-2-like codes for the protein MCCNYSNSCGYGCGYGTGCGCGPYYGCGYGTGYGCGYGSCCGYGTRYGCGYGTGYGCGYGSCCGYGTRYGCGYGTGYGCGYGYVSGCCSYRPFCYRRCYSSCC
- the LOC115291076 gene encoding keratin-associated protein 6-2-like, coding for MCCNYGNSCGYGCSYGTGCGCGPYYGCGYGTGYGCGYGSGYGCGYGTGYGCGYGSCCGYGTGYGCGYGYGSGCCSYRPFCYRRCYSSCC